The genomic region CCAATATCGGCGCGCCGGTGGACGCCGCCGAACTGCCCGAGCATGTCCGCAACGCCTTCATCGCGATCGAGGACCGCCGCTTCTACGGCCATTGGGGAATCGATCCGCGCGGCATCGCGCGGGCGATGCTCGCGAACCTCTCGGAAGGTGGCGTCCGCCAGGGCGGCAGCACCATCACCCAGCAGCTCGCCAAGAACGCGTTCCTCGACCTAGACCGCACGATGGGGCGCAAGTTTCAGGAGATGCTCATCGCCTTCTGGCTCGAAGCCTGGCTCAGCAAGAACGACATTCTCTCGCGCTATCTGTCGAACGTCTATTTCGGCGACAATGCCTATGGCCTCACCGCCGCCGCGCGCCACTATTTCAGCAAGACGCCCGAGGAACTGAGCGTCGGCGAGGCCGCGATGCTCGCGGGGCTGGTACAGGCGCCGTCGCGGCTGGCGCCGACCGGCAATCTCAGCGGCGCGCGCGAGCGGCAGCAGCTGGTGGTCGGCGCGATGGTCGATGCCGGACTGCTCGACCCCGAGGAGGCCGAGGAGGTCCGCCCAGCCCGGCTCGACACCCATCGCGTCCGTGCGCTTCCCAGCGGCACCTATTTCGCGGATTGGGTGCTGCCGCAGGCGCGCGACCGCGCCGGCGAAATCGCCAGCGAGCAGACGGTGCAGACTACGCTCGACGCTCGGCTCCAGCGCGCCGCCGATCGCGCGGTGGCAAATGCCGGGCTGCGCAAGGCGCAGGCGGCGCTGGTCGCGATGCGCCCCGACGGCACCGTAGTGGCGATGGTCGGCGGCAGGAACTATCGCGAAAGCCCGTTCAATCGAGCGACGCAGGCGCGGCGCCAGCCGGGCTCGACCTTCAAGCTGTTCGTCTATCTCGCGGCGCTGCGCAGCGGAATGACTCCGAACACGCTGGTTCGGGACGAGCCGGTGACGCTCGGCGACTGGTCGCCGGAGAACAGCGACGGCCGGTACCTCGGGCAGATTCCGCTGTGGCAGGCGTTCGCCCGATCGAGCAACGTCGCCGCGGCCCGGCTGATTCGTCAGGTGGGCCCGCAGGCAGTGATCCGTGCCGCGCGCGATCTGGGGATCACCACGCGGATCCCCGCCGACGCTTCGATCGCGCTCGGCACGTCGAACGTCTCGCTGATCGAACTGACCGCCGCCTATGCAGCGATCGCGGCAGGCGAAGCACCGGTGCGGGTGCGCGGTCTGCCCGAGGATCAGGACCGCACGCGGTGGCTCTCCGGCTCCGGCGCATCGCCGCTCTCGCGACGTGAGCTGGAGGGGATGCGAACCTTGCTCGCCGCTTCGATCCGCGAAGGCACCAGCCGCCCGGCCGGACTGTCGATCGACGCGTTCGGCAAGACCGGGACGACGCAGGACAATCGCGACGCCTGGTTCGTCGGCTATGCCGGCGATCTGGTCGTCGGCGTGTGGGTAGGCAACGACGACAACACGCCGAACGCGGGCCTTTCCAGCGCGATTCCGGCGCGCATCTGGCGCGATTTCATGACCACGGCGCTCGGCGTCTCCGCACGACGCGCCGCTCCCCCGCCGCAGGTC from Sphingosinithalassobacter sp. CS137 harbors:
- a CDS encoding transglycosylase domain-containing protein, with protein sequence MSDSDPFDWTRVRHDGSGDPLELTGGLPPGRSAKVPLRPAPPGPPSPPGPSVAAGPFEPAPGSYTTNLPVVYRPSPWRWVVRGVAALIVLMIVAIGWLTLTAPLSKSLQPPAPPSITLLSSDGTPIARRGANIGAPVDAAELPEHVRNAFIAIEDRRFYGHWGIDPRGIARAMLANLSEGGVRQGGSTITQQLAKNAFLDLDRTMGRKFQEMLIAFWLEAWLSKNDILSRYLSNVYFGDNAYGLTAAARHYFSKTPEELSVGEAAMLAGLVQAPSRLAPTGNLSGARERQQLVVGAMVDAGLLDPEEAEEVRPARLDTHRVRALPSGTYFADWVLPQARDRAGEIASEQTVQTTLDARLQRAADRAVANAGLRKAQAALVAMRPDGTVVAMVGGRNYRESPFNRATQARRQPGSTFKLFVYLAALRSGMTPNTLVRDEPVTLGDWSPENSDGRYLGQIPLWQAFARSSNVAAARLIRQVGPQAVIRAARDLGITTRIPADASIALGTSNVSLIELTAAYAAIAAGEAPVRVRGLPEDQDRTRWLSGSGASPLSRRELEGMRTLLAASIREGTSRPAGLSIDAFGKTGTTQDNRDAWFVGYAGDLVVGVWVGNDDNTPNAGLSSAIPARIWRDFMTTALGVSARRAAPPPQVEEAAVEETEPGFSIEFDEAPFGLEGEFRGRGFSLEVGPDGGITVAEPGAPVEDRKESPDRLEILPPERRGIAPPPQRQPLPRGDGEPLYQPQ